In Maridesulfovibrio sp., the following proteins share a genomic window:
- a CDS encoding F0F1 ATP synthase subunit epsilon, giving the protein MASKLLLEIVTPDRKVLSQEVDYVGAPGIEGEFGIMANHIPFLSALGVGNLYFKDGNRTHYIFVSGGFAEVGNNKVTILAEVAEKAVEIDIARAQKAQEKAKARLAKAQDRIESARAQAALQRALARLSCKDAAQKAGTTTH; this is encoded by the coding sequence ATGGCTAGTAAGCTCCTTTTGGAAATCGTTACTCCTGATCGCAAGGTCCTTTCCCAGGAAGTCGACTATGTCGGCGCCCCGGGAATTGAGGGTGAGTTTGGTATTATGGCCAATCACATACCCTTTCTTTCGGCTCTCGGCGTAGGTAACCTCTATTTTAAAGATGGTAACCGCACTCACTATATCTTTGTTTCCGGCGGTTTTGCCGAAGTAGGAAACAACAAAGTGACCATTCTCGCCGAAGTTGCTGAAAAGGCCGTTGAGATCGACATCGCTCGGGCTCAGAAAGCTCAGGAAAAAGCGAAGGCTCGTTTGGCTAAAGCACAGGATCGCATCGAATCCGCTCGCGCGCAGGCTGCTCTCCAGAGAGCACTCGCCCGCTTAAGCTGCAAAGATGCGGCCCAGAAGGCCGGGACTACCACTCACTAG
- the glmU gene encoding bifunctional UDP-N-acetylglucosamine diphosphorylase/glucosamine-1-phosphate N-acetyltransferase GlmU, with amino-acid sequence MNNSFACALVLAGGKGTRMHSDSPKVLKTLLGESMLYYVYKALKPVLGDAVFTIVGFEAGQVEKAFPEMKDRFVLQEEQLGTGHALQKGWDRITSAGVEYCLVINGDTPLIQERVVSDFLDAVKQESSDLAFVSITPDDPASFGRVIRDSSGQVTAIVEAKDFDENVHGPISGEVNAGLYCLKISAVEKLLSKLNNNNNSGEYYITDLVDLAVECGMNVTAVNAGNSADLMGINSPFELAQAESSLRLRGAEKLLKNGVTLHNWESVVVGPGAEVEPGAEIFGPCEIYGRSKIERGAVVESHCRIVDSFVSGGALIKAYSHLEEAQVGPDCMVGPYGRLRPGAVLKEGAKVGNFVEMKKAVLGKGAKASHLTYLGDCEIGAETNIGAGTITCNYDGVNKHKTVIGEGAFIGSNTALVAPVTIGKGALIGAGSTITKNVKDGDLGVARGKQVNISRTFKKS; translated from the coding sequence ATGAATAATTCTTTTGCCTGTGCCCTTGTTCTTGCCGGAGGCAAGGGGACGCGTATGCATTCAGACAGCCCCAAAGTTCTGAAGACTTTGTTGGGTGAGTCTATGCTCTACTATGTATATAAGGCGCTTAAACCTGTCCTCGGAGATGCGGTATTTACTATTGTAGGCTTTGAGGCGGGGCAGGTTGAGAAGGCATTTCCCGAAATGAAAGACCGCTTTGTGCTCCAGGAAGAACAACTTGGAACAGGTCATGCCCTGCAGAAGGGCTGGGATCGCATTACCTCTGCCGGAGTGGAATACTGCCTTGTTATCAATGGCGATACTCCTCTTATTCAGGAGCGGGTTGTCAGTGATTTTTTGGATGCCGTGAAACAGGAAAGTTCCGACCTTGCTTTCGTGAGCATTACACCTGATGATCCTGCTTCTTTTGGAAGAGTAATCAGGGATAGCAGCGGGCAGGTTACCGCTATTGTCGAGGCAAAAGATTTTGATGAAAATGTTCATGGTCCAATAAGTGGTGAGGTCAATGCCGGATTATATTGTTTGAAAATTTCTGCAGTAGAAAAATTGCTTAGTAAATTGAACAACAATAATAATAGCGGAGAGTATTATATTACTGATCTTGTTGACCTAGCTGTTGAATGTGGCATGAACGTGACCGCAGTTAATGCAGGTAATTCTGCCGATCTCATGGGCATTAACAGCCCTTTTGAGCTTGCTCAGGCAGAGAGTTCTCTGCGTTTGCGAGGTGCAGAAAAATTGCTTAAGAACGGTGTGACCTTGCATAACTGGGAGTCTGTTGTTGTCGGCCCCGGTGCAGAAGTTGAACCGGGAGCTGAAATTTTCGGGCCTTGTGAGATATATGGCCGGTCTAAAATTGAACGCGGTGCTGTTGTTGAATCTCACTGCCGTATTGTGGATAGTTTTGTTTCCGGCGGTGCTTTGATAAAAGCGTACAGCCATCTTGAAGAAGCTCAGGTCGGGCCCGATTGTATGGTTGGGCCATATGGACGTTTACGTCCCGGAGCCGTTCTGAAAGAAGGAGCCAAGGTCGGTAACTTTGTTGAAATGAAAAAGGCCGTACTCGGCAAGGGTGCAAAGGCCAGTCATTTGACCTATCTTGGGGACTGTGAAATCGGAGCCGAAACGAATATAGGTGCGGGGACGATCACTTGCAACTACGATGGGGTCAACAAGCATAAGACCGTTATTGGTGAAGGGGCGTTTATTGGCAGTAATACCGCTTTAGTCGCTCCCGTGACCATCGGCAAAGGTGCTTTAATCGGTGCCGGATCAACAATAACTAAAAATGTTAAGGATGGGGACCTCGGTGTTGCAAGAGGCAAACAGGTCAACATTTCCCGGACTTTTAAGAAGTCTTGA